The following nucleotide sequence is from Labrys wisconsinensis.
ACGGCCACCTCGATCTTGAGCTTCGGCAGGAAGCTCACGGCGTATTCAGCGCCGCGATAGATCTCGGTATGGCCCTTCTGGCGCCCGTACCCCTTCACTTCCGTCACAGTCAGGCCGTGCACGCCGAGCGCGGTCAATGCGTCGCGAACTTCCTCGAGCTTGAACGGCTTGATGATGGCCATCACGATTTTCATGCTGTTTCATCCTTGAGCCTGGCGTTCGCCGCGGCGGCCGCGCCCCCCTCTGAGGCCGCCGAGAACGGCCGGCGCAAATCAAGCCCTGTGCCAAGCGGGAAGGCAGGTTTTAACAATCTGTAAAATCACGGGAATCGGCGCATCTGCCGTTTTGAGGCGCAGTCGCCCATCCCGCCATCGACCATAAAATAGGCAAATGTCTAAAATTTAGGCAGCCGCTGCGCCGGCCCGCTTCCGCCGCATTTTTGCCTTCCCGATCCGTAGTTTCGACGCCATAGAGTCAAGACGGGCTTCGCTTGGTGGGCGTCGGGTGACGGGGTGGGCCTCAGCATGCGCGAGCGGCGCAGCCTGCGCCGCGCTGGCGCTCGGCTGCGGGCCCGCGGCCTCGGCCGGCGCCTGCGGTCAGGCCGCTTCGGAAGGAGAAACGGTCATGATTGCGCAGGCGCTGCCGGACAAGGCGCTGCGCCTCGCCGACGGCCGGACCATCCGGCTCGCCGGCCTCGACGCGGAGAGCCTGCGCCTGCCGCCGATCGAGAACGAGGAGGCGACGCTGGCCGGCGCCGGACCGGCGGACCGGCACGGGGCCGTCCATGCCGACCTCGTCGTCGAGGGCATCTCGCTCTCCGAGCGGCTGGCGGCGGAGGGCAACGCGCGGATCCGGCCGCGGCCGGGCGAACAAGCCTGCTATGCCGCGCTGCTGGCGGCCGAGGACGCGGCCCGCCGCGCCGGGCTCGGCCTGTGGGCGGAGCCGGCCTATGCGGTGGCGGACGCCTCGGATCCGGAGGCCGTGGCGCCGCACGAGGGGCGCTTTGCCATCGTCTCCGGCCGGGTCGTCCATGCCGGCGCGAGCGGGGCGACGCTGTGGATCGACTTCGGCGCGGTGTGGAGCACCGATGTGACACTGGCCATCCCCAAGCGGGAGGGACCGCGCTTCGTCGCTTCGGGGGTTGCGCCGGAAACCCTGGTGGGCCAAATGATCCGCGCGCGAGGCGTGGTGACGGCGCAGGGCGGTCCGCGCATCGACATCACCGAGCCCGCGGCGATCGAGCGCATCGACGCGCCGAAGCAGTGAAGGGAAGGATGGACCGAAGGGCCATGAGGGCGCGCGTGTCGGGATCGAGAGCAGGGAGCGGCGTGGCGATCGCCACGCTGGCGCTGGCGCTCGGCCTGTCGGGCTGCACCACCGCCGCCGATGTCGCGACGGATTCGGCGACCGGCACGGCGGCCCAGCCGCTGGTCGCCAGCCTGCCGAAGGAGGCGCCGCGGGTGATCGCCCCGCCGACGGCGGCCGACCGCGAGCACGATCGCCTGGTCGCCTCCTATGGCGGCGCCTACAAGAACCCCGCCACCGAGCGCTATCTCGACGACCTGGTCGATCGCCTGGCGGCGCAGTCCGACCGGCCGGACATCCCCTACAAGCTGACCATCCTCAACTCGTCCTCGGTCAACGCCTTCGCGCTGCCCTCGGGCCGGATCTACGTGACGCGCGGCCTGCTGGCGCTGGCCAATGACGATGCCGAGATCGCCGCGGTGATCGCCCACGAGATGGCGCATGTCTCGGCCCGGCACGCCATCGCCCGGGCCGACATGGAGAAGCAGTCGGTCCTGGTCTCCTCTGTCATGACCGACGTGCTGCACAAGCCGCAGGAAGGCCAGATGCAGCAGGCCAAGTCGCTGGTGACCATCGCCAGCTTCTCGCGCCTGCAGGAGCTGGAGGCCGACCAGATCGGCGTGCGCACCATTGCCCGGGCCGGTTTCGACCCCTATGGCGCCGCGCGCTTCCTGGCCTCGATGAGCCGGCAGGTCGACCTGCGCGGCAACGGCTCCCAGCCCAACGCCAACGCCTACGACTTCCTCAACACCCACCCCTCGACGCCGGAGCGCATCCAGCGGGCGATCGAGGTGGCGCGCCAATATGGCGCACCGGGCACCGGCCGGCGCGACAAGGTGAGCTACCTGCAGGCGATCGACGGCCTGACCTATGGCGAGGATCCGACGCAGGGCTTCATGCAGGGCCGCGCCTTCCTGCATCCCCGGCTCGGCTTCACCTTCGTCGTGCCGCAGGGCTTCACCATCGACAACACGCCGCAGGCGATCCTCGGCGTCGACGGCGGCGGGCGGGCGCTGCGCCTCGATACGGTCAAGCCGAAGGACGGCCAGTCGCTGGTCGACTATCTCTCCTCGGGCTGGATCGAGGGCGTCGACACCGGCACCGCCCAGACCCTCACCATCAACGGCTTCGAGGCGGCGACCGCCGTGGCGCGCGGCGAGGAATGGAGCTTCCGGCTCTACGCCATCCGCTTCGGCGCCAGCGTCTATCGCATGATCTTCGCCGCCCGCGACCTCTCGGCCGCCAACGACACCCTGTTCCAGCAGACGGCCTCGACCTTCCGGCGGCTGACGCCGGAGGAGATCGGCAACGTCAAGCCGCTACGCATCGACGTGACCACGGTGCGCGCGGGCGACACGCCGGCGACGCTGTCGGTGCGCATGGCCTATGCCGACCACGCGCTCGACCGCTTCCTCATCCTGAACGGCCTCGACGCCAACGCCACGCTGCAGGCGGGCGACCGGGTGAAGATCATCTCGGAGTAGGGCCGGGGCCGCGCGCCTTCAGGTCCGCAGCTCGGCGCCCTGAGCCTCCGGCGCCCGCACCGGCATCCGGGCCTCGAGCGCCTGGCGCAGCTTGCCGAGGGCGCGGCTCTCGATCTGGCGCACCCGCTCCTTGGAGATGCCGAGGCTGGCCCCGAGGGTCTCGAGCGTGTCGGCCTCGTCGGTGAGGCGGCGGGCCTGGACGATGCGGCGCTCGCGGGCGTCGAGCTGGTCGAGGGCGCCGCGCAGCCAGATCAGGCGGCGCTCGCCGTCGATGGCGTCTTCCGCCACCTCGTCCGGCAACGGGCGCCCGTCGACGAGGAAGGTGATGCGGGCGCTGCCGCCCTCCTCGCCGTCATGGCCGACGGGCGCGCCGAGCGAGGCGTCGGGCAGGGAGAGGCGGGCGTCCATCTGCGCCACGTCCTCGACCGGCACGCCGACCGCCCCGGCGATGCTGCGGTAGATCGCCTCGCGCCCGATGCCGTCGGTCTCGCGGGCGAGGCGGGCCCGCAGGCGGCGCAGGTTGAAGAACAGCGATTTCTGGGCCGAGGAGGTGCCGCCGCGCACGATCGACCAGTTGCGCAGCACATAGTCCTGCACGGCGGCGCGGATCCACCAGGTGGCATAGGTGGAGAAGCGCACCTCGCGCTCCGGCTCGAAGCGCGCCGCCGCCTCGAGCAGGCCGATATGGCCCTCCTGGATCAGATCCGCCATGGACAGGCCGTAATGGCGGAAGCGCGCGGCGATGGCGATGACCAGGCGCATATGCGCGCCGGCCAGGCGATGCAGCGCCTGCTGGTCGCGCTGCTCCTTCCAGCGGATCGCCAGCGCGTGCTCCTCCTCGCGCTGCAGGAAGGGAGCCTCCATCGCCTGCCTGACGAAATGACGACGCAGTTCAGGGGCATTCGCCATGCACGCACTCCCATTGCTCCGGCGGCGGCCGCCAAGCCGGCCGGACGCGCCACACCGGCACAACGGCGATGGGCGTCATAGGGTCCCGCCCGATGGCCATCACATTGGCGTGATGGCCCTTGACCGGGAGGCACGGCGCCCGAGACGCTGCGGCATGCCTGTCCCTCCACAGCGCTCGGAGCCGGGCCGCCGCGGGCGGAGCCGGCGGCGCGTGTTCCTGCCCTGGGCCGCGGCGCTGCTGGCGGCCAATGCGGGCCCGGCTGGCGCCGGGGACCTGCCGGCCGGCTTCGTCCGTCTCGCCGACCTCGCCCCCACCATCCGCCAGGACATGCGCTATGCCGGGCCGGACAACGTCACCGGGCACCCGCTCGCCGGCTATGCCGGGCCCGCCTGCATCCTCCGCACCGAGGCGGCGCAGGCGCTCGCGGCGGTGCAGCGCGACCTCGCACCCGAGGGGCTCGGCCTGGTGGTGTTCGACTGCTACCGGCCGCAGCGCGCCGTGGCCGACCTCCTCGCCTGGGCGCGGGCCGGCGACGGCCCGCAGCGCGCCCCCGACCATCCCGCCGTCGACCGCAGGGCCCTGGTGGCGCTCGGCTATATCGCGGCGCGCTCGGTCCATTCGACCGGCTATGCCGTCGATCTCGGCCTGGCCCGCCTCGGCGCCCCGGCGAGCCCCGGACAGGCCGGCGCGCCCTGCACGGCGCCGGTGGCGCGGCGCGGCGACCGCGGCCTCATCGACTTCGGCACCGGCTTCGACTGCTTCGATCCCAAATCCTGGACTGCCGCATCCGGCCTGCCGGCCGAGGCGGCGCGCAACCGCCGGCGTCTGGTCGCGGCGATGCGGGCGGAGGGCTTCGCCAATTATCCGCGGGAATGGTGGCACTTCGGCTATGACGGCCACGCCGGCGCCGCGGCGGAGGATTTTCCCGTGACGGCGCCCTGAGCCCGCTTCCGTGGCCGCGATGCCCGTGCCAAGCTCGCCCCGGCCGCCGGCGACCCGGCGGGGTATTAGGCGGGGGCGGGATGGCGTTGTTGCGGGAACGGGGCGCGCCGGCGCGCGTCACCAATATCGAGCTCTTCTTCGACCTGGTCTTCGTCTTCGCGGTCACCCAGCTCTCGCACGGGCTGCTGGCGCATCTCACCGCCGGCGGTGCCGTGCAGACGCTGATGCTGTTCCTGGCGGTGTGGTGGCTGTGGATCTTCACCAGCTGGGTCACCAACTGGCTCGACCCCGACAAGACGCCGGTGCGCCTCGCCCTGTTCGCGCTGATGCTGGCCGGGCTCGTGCTCTCGGCCTCGATCCCGCATGCCTTCGAGAGCATGGGCCTGGCCTTCGCCCTCGCCCATGCCGGCAGCCAGGTCGGACGCTCCCTGTTCATGATCCGGGCGCTGGGCCGGGACAACCCCGGCAACCGGCGCAATTTCCAACGCATCACCGTCTGGCTGCTCGTGGCGGCTGCGTTCTGGATCGCCGGCGGCCTCGCCGCGCCGGAGCCGCGCCTGGCGCTCTGGGCCGTGGCGCTCGCCATCGAATATGCCGGCCCCTCCGCCGGCTTCGCCGTGCCCGGGCTCGGCCGCTCGACCACGGCGGACTGGGACGTGGAGGGCCACCACCTCTCCGAGCGCTGCTCGCTCTTCGTCATCATCGCGCTCGGCGAATCCATCCTGGTCACCGGCGCGACCTTCGCGGACCTCGCCTGGGGTCCGGCTCAGGTCGCCGCCTTCCTGGCCGCCCTCGTCGGCAGCATCGCCATGTGGTGGATCTATTTCGACACCGGCGCCGAGCGCGGCAGCCACCACATCGCCGCGTCCGACGATCCCGGCCGGCTGGCGCGGCTCGGATATACCTATCTGCACGGATTGATCATCGCCGGCATCATCGTCTGCGCCGTGGCCGACGAGCTGGCGCTGGTGCACCCCGACGGGCACGAGGGCCATATCGACTTCGCCTCCGCCGCGGCGATCCTCGGCGGGCCGGCGCTCTATCTCCTCGGCAACACCCTGTTCAAGGCGACGCTGATCGGCCATCCCCCGCTGTCCCACCTCGCCGGCTTCGCCTTGCTGGCACTGCTGGCGCTCGCCGCGGCCTGGCTGACCCCGCTCTGGCT
It contains:
- a CDS encoding P-II family nitrogen regulator, with translation MKIVMAIIKPFKLEEVRDALTALGVHGLTVTEVKGYGRQKGHTEIYRGAEYAVSFLPKLKIEVAVASDLVGKVIDAISAAAKTGQIGDGKIFVTPIETAVRIRTGEKDLDAL
- a CDS encoding thermonuclease family protein; the protein is MIAQALPDKALRLADGRTIRLAGLDAESLRLPPIENEEATLAGAGPADRHGAVHADLVVEGISLSERLAAEGNARIRPRPGEQACYAALLAAEDAARRAGLGLWAEPAYAVADASDPEAVAPHEGRFAIVSGRVVHAGASGATLWIDFGAVWSTDVTLAIPKREGPRFVASGVAPETLVGQMIRARGVVTAQGGPRIDITEPAAIERIDAPKQ
- a CDS encoding M48 family metalloprotease codes for the protein MSGSRAGSGVAIATLALALGLSGCTTAADVATDSATGTAAQPLVASLPKEAPRVIAPPTAADREHDRLVASYGGAYKNPATERYLDDLVDRLAAQSDRPDIPYKLTILNSSSVNAFALPSGRIYVTRGLLALANDDAEIAAVIAHEMAHVSARHAIARADMEKQSVLVSSVMTDVLHKPQEGQMQQAKSLVTIASFSRLQELEADQIGVRTIARAGFDPYGAARFLASMSRQVDLRGNGSQPNANAYDFLNTHPSTPERIQRAIEVARQYGAPGTGRRDKVSYLQAIDGLTYGEDPTQGFMQGRAFLHPRLGFTFVVPQGFTIDNTPQAILGVDGGGRALRLDTVKPKDGQSLVDYLSSGWIEGVDTGTAQTLTINGFEAATAVARGEEWSFRLYAIRFGASVYRMIFAARDLSAANDTLFQQTASTFRRLTPEEIGNVKPLRIDVTTVRAGDTPATLSVRMAYADHALDRFLILNGLDANATLQAGDRVKIISE
- a CDS encoding RNA polymerase factor sigma-32, with the protein product MANAPELRRHFVRQAMEAPFLQREEEHALAIRWKEQRDQQALHRLAGAHMRLVIAIAARFRHYGLSMADLIQEGHIGLLEAAARFEPEREVRFSTYATWWIRAAVQDYVLRNWSIVRGGTSSAQKSLFFNLRRLRARLARETDGIGREAIYRSIAGAVGVPVEDVAQMDARLSLPDASLGAPVGHDGEEGGSARITFLVDGRPLPDEVAEDAIDGERRLIWLRGALDQLDARERRIVQARRLTDEADTLETLGASLGISKERVRQIESRALGKLRQALEARMPVRAPEAQGAELRT
- a CDS encoding M15 family metallopeptidase; this encodes MPVPPQRSEPGRRGRSRRRVFLPWAAALLAANAGPAGAGDLPAGFVRLADLAPTIRQDMRYAGPDNVTGHPLAGYAGPACILRTEAAQALAAVQRDLAPEGLGLVVFDCYRPQRAVADLLAWARAGDGPQRAPDHPAVDRRALVALGYIAARSVHSTGYAVDLGLARLGAPASPGQAGAPCTAPVARRGDRGLIDFGTGFDCFDPKSWTAASGLPAEAARNRRRLVAAMRAEGFANYPREWWHFGYDGHAGAAAEDFPVTAP
- a CDS encoding low temperature requirement protein A; the protein is MALLRERGAPARVTNIELFFDLVFVFAVTQLSHGLLAHLTAGGAVQTLMLFLAVWWLWIFTSWVTNWLDPDKTPVRLALFALMLAGLVLSASIPHAFESMGLAFALAHAGSQVGRSLFMIRALGRDNPGNRRNFQRITVWLLVAAAFWIAGGLAAPEPRLALWAVALAIEYAGPSAGFAVPGLGRSTTADWDVEGHHLSERCSLFVIIALGESILVTGATFADLAWGPAQVAAFLAALVGSIAMWWIYFDTGAERGSHHIAASDDPGRLARLGYTYLHGLIIAGIIVCAVADELALVHPDGHEGHIDFASAAAILGGPALYLLGNTLFKATLIGHPPLSHLAGFALLALLALAAAWLTPLWLALGTSAALVVVAGWETASWRRGASVAQGH